The following are from one region of the Capsicum annuum cultivar UCD-10X-F1 chromosome 1, UCD10Xv1.1, whole genome shotgun sequence genome:
- the LOC107856988 gene encoding B3 domain-containing protein REM8-like encodes MEIPPKKAHFFKPILPGFKNGLKIPIGFLKYLRGLDHIEHIVLKRAGNKWLVKMNGRRLEDGWEKFVEEHDLQLGDILIFRHEGDMDFDVSIFDSTHCDTEYAEYKQIQEEKDKRVEDENEDDEVVEEEEQEEDDDDDEDDEVYTLDRPFGRSHFEFTIRQYCLSKGFMNMNSLVMCVFTQCRWIPKDFAFANGLINRNKKFGLIIINERQTRSWNLMLHSCKTQAYIADGWRKFSADNCLKEGDRIMFEIVAKGETQIWKFQVVSNAKKPMRKFQENAMEKPKPNVMSSHKDFPDVETAKDMPRGRPRFIYTITASCISKYFLHVPRQFARENGLRDRKCIITIRDEQQRPWVFKLYTATGNTFIAGGWRNFCAANFLMEGDRVMIEMFSKGEQPIFKIYGKANASLQPEEKKPNLDAVRVFTQGKPKPKIKTSSKASSKVEAAYKDTNLSHSHFICTIRPYSLSKYFLFIFSFSFDSVVSINKLDLRESPSLQAEVKMKILDAERMSDKGRRLKTSSMTTPESQVAASTSVDVNSHFISTIKPYTIKNPTLYLPLDFAKSNGLMDKSEMILVDEKQRSWSVWLGRMGHHFGILRGWTQFKKANGVQVGDTYKFELTYNGTIPIVHFHCKYSGKDAVVDGQKETSH; translated from the exons ATGGAAATCCCACCAAAGAAAGCTCACTTTTTCAAACCCATTCTGCCTGGTTTCAAGAATGGCCT TAAAATCCCTATAGGTTTCTTGAAGTATTTGAGAGGACTTGACCATATTGAACATATTGTACTAAAAAGGGCTGGCAACAAGTGGTTGGTGAAGATGAACGGACGGCGATTAGAAGATGGTTGGGAAAAGTTTGTAGAGGAGCATGATTTGCAGTTGGGAGATATATTGATTTTCAGACATGAAGGAGACATGGATTTTGATGTTTCCATCTTTGATTCAACTCATTGTGACACAGAATATGCAGAGTATAAGCAAATACAAGAAGAAAAGGACAAAAGGGTCGAGGATGAGAACGAGGATGATGAGGTTGTTGAGGAAGAGGAACAGGAGGaggacgatgatgatgatgaggatgatgaaGTGTATACTCTTGACAGACCTTTTGGTCGATCTCATTTTGAATTCACTATTAGACAATATTGTCTTTCGAAAGGTTTCATG AATATGAACTCTTTAGTGATGTGTGTATTTACACAATGTCGGTGGATTCCTAAAGATTTTGCATTTGCAAATGGTCTCATCAACCGCAACAAGAAGTTTGGTTTAATCATAATCAATGAAAGACAAACAAGGTCGTGGAACTTAATGCTACATTCATGCAAAACTCAAGCTTATATTGCAGATGGTTGGCGAAAATTCAGTGCTGATAATTGCTTAAAAGAGGGAGATCGAATAATGTTTGAAATAGTTGCTAAAGGAGAGACACAAATATGGAAATTTCAAGTTGTTAGTAATGCAAAAAAACCAATGAGGAAGTTTCAAG AAAATGCTATGGAAAAGCCAAAGCCTAATGTCATGTCATCACACAAGGATTTCCCTGATGTAGAAACGGCTAAGGACATGCCTCGCGGTCGCCCTCGTTTCATTTATACCATCACAGCCAGTTGCATTTCAAAGTATTTTCTG CATGTTCCAAGACAATTTGCACGGGAAAATGGCCTCAGAGACAGGAAATGTATAATAACAATAAGAGATGAGCAACAAAGGCCATGGGTGTTTAAGCTGTATACCGCTACAGGCAACACTTTTATTGCAGGTGGATGGCGTAATTTTTGTGCTGCTAATTTCTTGATGGAAGGAGACCGCGTAATGATTGAGATGTTTTCCAAGGGAGAGCAACCAATATTTAAAATTTACGGCAA AGCAAATGCATCACTTCAGCCTGAAGAAAAGAAGCCTAATTTGGATGCTGTAAGAGTTTTCACTCAAG GAAAACCAAAACCCAAGATCAAGACATCTAGCAAGGCTTCCTCCAAAGTAGAAGCTGCTTATAAGGACACGAATCTCAGTCACTCTCATTTCATTTGTACTATTAGaccttatagcctttcaaagTATTTTCTG TTCATCTTCAGTTTCAGTTTTGACAGTGTTGTTTCGATTAATAAACTAGATTTGAGAGAAAGTCCATCCCTCCAGGCTGAAGTAAAGATGAAAATATTGGATGCTGAAAGAATGTCAGATAAAGGTCGTAGGCTTAAGACCTCGAGCATGACTACTCCGGAATCACAAGTAGCTGCTTCAACATCTGTTGATGTCAACTCTCATTTTATATCTACTATTAAACCTTACACCATCAAAAATCCTACTTTG TATCTTCCACTGGACTTCGCGAAATCAAATGGCTTGATGGATAAAAGTGAGATGATACTTGTTGATGAAAAGCAGAGATCATGGTCAGTGTGGCTAGGGCGCATGGGACATCACTTTGGAATTCTAAGGGGATGGACACAGTTCAAAAAAGCAAATGGTGTCCAAGTAGGAGATACTTACAAGTTTGAACTCACCTACAATGGCACAATACCTATAGTTCATTTCCACT GTAAATATTCTGGGAAGGATGCAGTTGTTGATGGGCAAAAGGAAACTAGTCATTAA